In Arvicanthis niloticus isolate mArvNil1 chromosome 16, mArvNil1.pat.X, whole genome shotgun sequence, the sequence tcccttactgcttttaatattctttgtcttttgtatttggtgttttgactactatgtgatgggaggaatttcttttctggttcattctatttggagttctgtaggcttctcatacgttcataggcatctctttctttaggctagggaacgtttcctctgtaattttgttgaagatatttactggccctttaagttgggaatcttcactctcttctatacctattatccttaggtttatttttctcattgtgtccttggtttcctggatgttttgggttagtagcttttggcattttgcattttctttgactgttgtgtcaatgttttctatagtatcttctgcacctgagagtcaGTCTTCTATCACTTGTATtttattggtgatgcttgcatctatgactcctgatctttttcctaggttttctatctccagggtagtctccctttgtgatttctttaatgtttctatttttatttcctggatggttttgttaaactccttcacctgttttgttgtattttcctgtaattcttaaaggatttatgtgttttctctttaacgACTTCTAgctctttacctgtgttctcctctatttctttaagagttatttatgtccttcttaatgtcctccatcatcatcaggagatgtgatttttaaatgagagtcttgcttttctgtatccagggcttgctgtggtgggagaactgggttctgatgatgccaagtagctttgtttctcttgcttatgttcttaccCTTGTCACTTgccatctgattatctctggtgttttttgttcttgctttctCTGACTGTGTTTTATCCTTCCTGTAAGCCTgtatgtcagcactcctgggagaccagttttCTCTGGAAGGAATTTgtgtatggagagctgtggcacatgGTCAGCTCTGGGGCacagacagaaactggaaggGTCCTGTCCCAGGCAGTTACTTGGTTCCCTTGTCTTCATGGGTCTTTGCGGTTCCCTCTTGCACCAGGCATTTGAGTAGAAGTGGTGGTCTCACCTGTGCtctcaggtgtgtcagcactccttggagaccagctctctccaggTGGAACCATGGTATGGAGAGTTGTACCATATGGTCAGCTCCGGGCACAGATAGAAAATGGAAGGATCTTGCCttggtttttaaagagagagaaaccagGTGTGTGGAAGGGAACGTTTTAATCAGAATGtagtgtatgaaaaaaaattatttaaaaaaggaTAGAAGTTGAAAATTATTTCCATATTTCTAAAATCTCCACCCAAAATTGATATTCCGAGTAGCAGATCTATCTCCCTGTGCTCTTCCTACTCCTTCTCACCTGAGCTCACTGCTCCCTTATACAGTTTCCAGACTCCTTCCCATCTGCTTTGGTCTGGTACCTGTTTCTTTGTCCATTTTAAGTAAGTGATCTCAGAAACAATTGCTTTGATTATTGTTCTGGAAGCTATCATTGTGACCTTCCTGGGCTTTGTTCTCCATTATCTTTGACCTAGACCTGCAATTTTGTCCATACGCAACCCAAATTGCATTGTCTCTGTGAAGAATATCCACATCTTTAGAGAATGTTCTGGGTGCTGTGTTTTATGCTTTTTGTAATCATATCAGCAACTACCACTACTAATATCTGGAAACTATTTTGGAGTGTTGTAGCTAGTGTGATTCTTACTGTGCTGAGTTGTAGCTGCAGTATACACAGAGACTTCGGACTAGGTTACTAACAGAAGGCAAAAATCACTTGTTGAGATTTGGACTGTATCTTGTGAGAAGCGGGAATCATGGATGGAGTGTAAAGAAGACATTTCTGTTAGCAATATTTATTATATGCTCATCAGACATAGAACCTGTCTGTGATAACATCTGAGTGGCAGTGCAAAAGCCAAGTGTTCTACATCACCACTGGAGCTTCTGAGATACCATGCATGTTTGTCTTCATACGAATTGATCTcagtttcttatatatttttagttttcatttctatTCTAATTTCTCTATCTCATTTGCTGTCCAGTTCTCAACTGTCACTTATCTTTCTCATTATAGTTCTGTCCCTTGAGCAACATCTGATTTCTCTTATTGACTTGTACtttgaaaagcaaacagaaggatTTTTACTGCAATTTTACACATATTTTGAGTTATTATTAAACTGATTGCCAGTAACTTGTAAGTGTTGCCACTTCCCTCCTTGTTGAACGCTCTGGCATTCGAGTTGCTTAAAAACTTCCATCCCCCTGCTttataacttgattttttttttttttttagatatcgAAACACCAACTATCAAAAGATGTAGagccaaaagaaagcatttgaaattATGTCAAGCAGCAAACCAATGTAGGTGGAATTGGACAGGATTTTTATTTGGCAGATATGTAGACAGGACgttcacaaagaagaaaaagctcCAGATAGAGTGAGTTCTGCTGCCTTGACCTCGTACACATTGGTCATCTCATTTCCATGAGGTTTTGTTGTGAGATCTTAATCCCACACACGAGGCCTGATGACTACATAGCCATTTATTTCGTAGTTCAGAGCCTGCCAATCCACAATATTAGGATTGAGAGGGGAACCATTGTACACACGTAGAATGTCTTGTGGGGTCAGCGCATAGTCCCACATGTACAAATCCGCAAACTCTCCCACAAAGGACTGCCGTTTATCAAACCCTCCTCCACAGGTATCCTGTTCCTGTCCCAGGACAATATTGGGTAGGGCTTTCACAGTGtatcccctctgcaaaccctttTTTACCCAAGGCTTTCCATTGACCCAAAATTCAGCAATGCCAGAGGAGGACTCCCAGGTGGTACAGAAATGTACTGGGGAAAGTTGTTCTTCCAAACCACGGACTGTGACTTTTGAATGTCCAATGTGTAGGCTGTATTCTCCAactctttctttataaattagtAGCTCATTGTCGCTGCCTTTCACACTGTAGGAGAAAAGACTGTGAGAGCGGGAAAGGTCACTGTAGGTTCGGAAACACAGTGTAAAATTCTGCAGAGGTTTCTCTAGACGTGGGATCAGCTTCACATGATCAGTATCAGATTCGCTGGGGAACACAAATACCTTCGATCTGAGGTCTGTGAGATAAAGTAAGAAATATAATGCGTTTcaacaaagtcagagaaacaACATCTCAGATTCAACTTTTCTCATTTTATGCTCCCTGACAGTAGCCTAAACTTCTCACCTGTCAGAGCAAAGGCTTCTGAAAGAAGACTGGTGAAGACAGACATCCAAAGCAGCAGCTTGTCCATGCTTGGTCCAGGgtataacagcagcagcagtcacTTGGGTATGGGACAAAAGTGTGGTGGCTCCCTATGCTCTTCAGATTTCAAGTTTTTTATGTGCCTTTGATGACAATAAAGGGTGGAGAGAAGCAATGTGAGGTACTCCCAGGTCCTCCTTCGTTCTGCCAATAATTAGAACTGTTGTTGGAAAAGAAATGATTGGCTCCTTTGCTGGGAAATCAATGACAGTTATTCATTAGACACAAGCCAGTGCTAGAGCTCTAATCCCTGTGACCCAGATGTCATTGCTGGGAAGAGAAGACCTCAGATCTTCAAGGTCCTACAGATGGAACAAGAGGTCAGTCTGGCCACGTGAGTTGCTTCATTTTGCAGCTGGGTCTCTTTCTCTTGACCCTGTGCTTTGCTAGAATGGGATATGGGAACAGGGTGATTACATACCTATTAAAGTTAAGCGAAGTGTCCTTTTCTGTGTAGATCATTATAGAGTTCTATCTTCTGCCAAGAACCCTATAAAATCTATTTGTctctttagttttgatttttcaaatatTGAGTAACATATCCAGGAATTACTAAGAGGATAGAGACAGCTGAAGTACAAACCTGTTTGCCCTAGAGCATACTAGTTTTCTACAACTATTACTCAGCTCTCCCTTATTTTATGACTCATGATGCTCTCTTAAACTTTCTCGTTTCTCATTATGACTAATTGTTTTTGCTGACATATACACCTGCTGAAATGTCAGCATCTTCCCGTTTTCCACTCTTTCCTTTGTACCTTTGGACATTAAGGTATATCTTTGCTGATGACCTCATTGTTGCATTGTGCTCACATTTGTGCACTCATTCCCAAGGGCATTATGTGTGGAGATTGGGTGGGGGCCAACTCTTTTACAGTACCAATGAATTTTATACCTATTTCCCCTACTGCTAATTTAAAAGTCACCCTTTATTAGTCATCACTCAAACCGGCTCGGCTTCTAAGACATCTGAATGTTTTCCCTTTCTGCTTGCTTGATTTTCGTTCTCACCTCTAAAATCTATAGAATCTTTCTTTTACCATTCTTTTTTGTCTAGCTTCTTATTCTTTACTTTCCTCTCAGTTCTTCTTGGATTAATTAGGCGTTTCAAATGACACAATAACTACCATGGTATAATAATTTTCTCCAATTCTGCTCTCATTATCTTTCAAATCTTCAtctctgggcatttttttttaaactttttttttctaatctaagCTAAATCTTAGGTTGTGAAGCCTTATATAACTTGCAATGTATGGGTGAAGACTACAGTTAGTTGGAATTACACATCCTCTTATTTCATGCATTAAATGCTGATTCTTCTTCTTGGAAGTCCATGTGATCTTCAGTATTGCACTCCCTTGCCTATAATCTCTGAAGCAAATCCTATTTTCCAATCAAACACCCCTATTTGTTACTTTGTTCAAATCCTAAATGTTCTTCAAAATGAATCTCACAAGTGATGTGCTTTATAAGACTTTTCTAATGGACCAACTACATATAATTTTCACTTTTTTGGACTTTTAAAAgtatcttagttatttttctattactttgGCAAGACAACACAACCCAAGCAACTGAGAGAAGAATTATTTGGGGCTTACAGCCTGCATGGCTGGCTCTGGAGCAGTATTTCACAGCTGCCCATATTGAGATACAACCATGAGACAGATAAATAATGGGGAAAAGTTGAAAGTGGCATGAATCATTTGTGGCCTCAAAGTTCATCCCCAGGGAGgaacctcctccaacaaggccatgtctCCTAATCCTTAATCCTTTTCAAaaagttctaccaactggggataTTCAGATATATGAACATATTGGGGCCATCCTCATTCAAGTCACCACAGTAAAGTTAAAATCAAAGACTGTGTGTAAACACGTGGATGCCAAAGGTCATTATCATGTGTCTTCCTTTATGGATCTGagtatattttttgagacaaagtttttcaGTAGATATAGAGCTTGTGGCTTTGGCTAGCTTGGCTGAGCAGAAAACGCTTTCTTGATCTTTCATCCAACACATGTGTCATAGAAGTGTAATGAATGATATGCCTGTCATGCCTAGCTTTTATGTAGGTGCTTATGAACTCAGGTTCTGGTGTTTGAGTATCAgtcactttatccactgaaccatctccataGCTCCAGGTtaagttttttattctttttatacaGTTTAGTAACAACACAATAGGACCAAGGGGACCTTTACTATGAACCCAGGGAACATAGAATTCCAGGTTTACATGTTAATCGGCGAATACCATAAAATTCAGAGACTAGGTTAGCCAGCTGCATATAGCCTTcatcataaattaataaattaccATTCTATCAGCAAAATGGTTTCAGATATCTGTGTAAAATGGAATCTTTTTAATTGACAATGAAAGCCTGGGGAATATATGAGCCAGCCCAAAGAGCTTGGAGGAATAGAGATTTATATTGCTGTTGGGGACAAGTAACAGCATGTATTATTGAGTATGGGAATATTGTAAAGAGGAAGTCTTGGTTGACAAGTATGTGTGATCGCTATTAGAACAAGAAGGAAGTAGAAAGTGGGTAATTGGGTCTTGTTTTTAGTGTCCCCACCATGGAACGATTCTTAGGATTTATAAGAAAACAACCCATGCTTCGGTAATCATCAAGACATAGACCAAGAAATTTATAATAGAGATCTGGAGACTCTGAAATCAAGGCATAGGAGAATGAATCCTGAGTCTTCAGACTGAGGGGAGTTTTCACAGAGAAGTAATTTATGCTATTGTCCAGAGACTAGAATGCCTTCTTGCCAGTGAACATTCATGTACAGGTTGTAGTTTAAGTATCTTGGTGGCTCCAGTGAGGAAGAAAGGGCAACAATATATTGCAAAGAAGCATGGTGATGAGTATGGCCACAGTAGAGGTTCCCTGCTTTAATTAGCATCAAATAGAGTTTACTTTAGAGAGTACAGAAGAAGGCACTGTTTGAATAGATGCAACAAGGCAGATATgtaaaatgtaattaaagattTCCCAAATGATTCAATAATGACTTAGGATTCCAATGTCTTGTGTGATTGTGGCATGTTAAAAACACAACAGCTATTAGGAAACACTAGAGACAAAGAAACTGAATTAGACAGGGGGcaatactaaaattattttactacTATCAAACAATTATTTCCTATGGGTTCTGGTAGtcacaagaatattttaaaaacatctagATAGAAAAAggcaattgaaaaataaaagtaggtAAGGTCCACCCCATTATGCGGTtgtataaaatcaaatatataatcatatgtacaaaaaaaggaaacaaggggaaaagatgaaaataaacgTTTGTATGATGTTAATTCAAACTTTAttctaaactttttattgataCTATCTTCAATCATTTTCAGTTGCTATAGTGAGTGGCATGAACTAGGTAATTTATAATTTAGCATAGTTATAGACTCTGAGCAATCTTAGAACATGGTGCTAGCCTCTGAGAGAGCATTCTTGCTGCATTATGACATGGTAAATAAAAGGCAGCAGTAGTGAAACAGAGTGAGCATGCTAGAGAAAActtgtttttaataacaaaagGAGCCAAAGCCAGTAAGCTATAATCTACAAAGAACTAATCATTTCCAAGGGTCTCACTGCCTTATAATTTGGGGGGGAATAAGTTGGATAGTTTGgggaatatattcaaaatatggCACAGGCCATTTAGAAAAATACAATGTTACTACTGTGGAAGAGATAGTAGATGGCCCACTGGGAGGAGATAGATGCCATATGTTGGGTCCACAATGTTAATCCTGAAATGATATCGTGACTTAAGGGAAAAAGGATAGTGAGGACTTTGAAATCTATGGCTGCCACTTAAGTTTAGATATAGAGACTTCAGAAGAATTATTCTATAAGTGATGATGAAAGGAGGAATGGTCTCTtctaggggaagagagaaaagagaaaagatcaaGGGGACAAACTGATTTGAGGGAACATTCACCTTTATGGATTTGAAGGCAAGAGAAGAGTTGGGATCTGGGAGGACAGTATGTGTAGTGTCATGGAAACCAAGTGAGTTCAAGTTTCCAGAAAGCAATGTCCAATAGTATTAGGCATACCAGAGGGATCTAAGTGGAAAGGATGCTGGATTTAGCAATAAAAATGTCACCAGTGACCTTTGCTAAAACAATTTTCATAGAATAGACATGGCAGAATTCAACCTTAACAGAATGATAGTTGAAAGAGCAAAAGAGATATTTCCTATGTTTCAGTAATTCTGACAAGGGCCAAATGAATCACGGTCTCTCTGGGGAGTCCTCAATCCAGTGTGTATTTCCCACTTAGATTATGCATTGTCTCTTCCTCACAGAGGgatttgttctctttttctcatgCCCTAGAATTTCATCCAGAGATTATGACTGACCTTTCTAGCAAACTGGCTCTTTCAGACTCTAAACACCAGGCCCCAGGAGGCTGGCTGACTTCTGCTTCTTCCCTGTTTTGGCATCCTCACAAACTACCTGTTTACTTTCTATGTCCTGTTGGTACTTCATTAAGTGGCTATCAGCATACTGGGCTCTGTCCTCATGAATGGATTCAGATCACTCTTACAAGAGCAAGTTAGCCATAGAAGTGAGTTtggtcctttcttttccactcttGCCTACTTCTTTTCCAGGTGATACCTTTGACTATGATTAGGCCATCATTACATGTGAAACTCCTTGAACTGAGATTTCTCAGCCTCCATAATTGTGAGACAAATAAACTTCTGTTACTTATAAACTAAGATTTATAAAAGGCAGAGCACAAGAGTTCCTAGGGTACCTGACAGAGAAAATGTCTAGATAGTTAAGCATCCAAGGTGTTGCCATAGtttcttttgtatgtgtatagTAAAGTAGTAGAAAGGGGATATATTTAAGGATGGAATCTGTGATTAAGAGGGAACCACATAACCTTTTGGTATAAATTTAGGGAAAGTCTAGGGATTACATAGCATTTGTGATCAGAAACCTGATAGAGACACAGACAATGAATGACATTTTGAAGAAGTTGCAGAAGGAATTGAATGTCAGAGAATTTACTGACAGTTGAAGGATGTTAGAGGAAAAAGTACTAACATTTTCTTTGGGGGCTTGGTCCTTCATAAGTTAACCATAGTTCAGTAGATGGTTATACAACCATCCATATGTGGCCAtcactaattggactcagtgggcTATAGTAAAAAGAGGATAAGAAGGTAGAAGGAGAATGTAATGGGGAATTATATGAGGGACTGGAATTGAAAAATGGGAGGTGGTAAAATACTGGAAAatattatgtgcatgtatgaattctcaaagaataaataaaatatatttttataaagcagAAAAATTCATGCTTGGTAGATGGTATTGAATAAAGGTCTAGTGTTTTCTTCCCTAGGGGTgattatttctcccactctcagtattccttagttgcctatagtacTGTGTACGGTTGAGGGCTCACACAGGCTTTCTCCTGTGCAATTTAACATGTCTGTTGTTGTCCATGTTAAGCTCATGTTTATGCCTACTAAATGAGTACAATCCCTatgttctaaatatttgttcttagaTCCACATTAAGTATAGTCCTCAACCCTTACCAAAAACATTTCTGTTTGAATTGTTTTCTAAGGTACTTCTAGTATTGAAGAGATTAAGGACTCTGGATTGAGCTGATGTTGCAGTATGTCAAGGCTTTGGAGTCTTATGGAATGAGATGAATGCATTTTACATGTGAGATGAAGGTGGATTTTGGAAGGCACGTGGAATTCTATTATTCAACTGTATTGACCAAAGTTTATGTGTTAGTAACTTAGTCCACAGAATTGCTGTGTTAACAGGTTATGACTTTTAAGAGATGTGTAGGCAATGAGGACTTTATTCTTATGGGATTGGTGTGATCTTTGTATAAGTGGCCATATAATAAAATCACATTTGGCCCTCCCTTACTCCTTTTTAAGATTCTCTTTTATTATATGCTATCTTCTATCATAGTATGTCACAGCAAGCTGGCCCTCACAGCTGCAGTCTTTTATTTTTGGACTTTTGAACAATGAGCCCTCTACTGTTCTCTTATTTATAAATTACCAGTCTATGGCTTTCTGTTACACAGCACAAAACAGACTATAAAACACTGAAGATTATGACAAATTCTTTACCAAAGTGGCTCTTTTTAACTAAATCTGGGCTTCAGGTACTATGGTGACAgtatagcccccccccccatccaatACATGAATGTATTATTCAATACATTTGAATAATAGAATTCCACATGCCTTCCATAATCTACCCTCATCTCAAATTGTCCTGTCACTTTCTGTGTCCTATTGATACATGGGAGTCTCTTTTCTAGATCTCAACTCTCTGTTACTAATTTCAggctttatttataaaagaaaccccCTGCCGAGTTAGCTCTCTTCTACTCTGGGGTTCAGTGAGACATTCAGACAATGTTGTCTCACTAGGATTTCACTTTCACATTCAGAATTAAACTGAAACTACTCTGTAGACATCACATTGTCTACCTTCCTATTTCCTTTTGAACATccctatttatttttgagatgatttttttttacagtttcttAAGTATAAAATTTAGCTTTTATTATAATAAAGGGATTTTGTCCATcatttctaatataatttttaaaaataaaattgactttttattggAAGTTACTTGTCATAACAGTCTCCTTGCCATTCATGAGCTCTCATGACACAAACATTTGGGAGAAGAAaattgcaaaaaacaaaaaacaaaaaacaaaaacaaacttaatgTCAAGGACTCAGTGTAACCCTACATGTTGAATATGTTGAAAAGAAAATTACTGTTCATAGGAATTATTTCTCAGTCTTTAGTGCtatatgtctctgtctctatacTGGTATTGAGGAAGCATGGGCAATTTTCTCACATAAGCAGCTGGAAGAAGATGTGGCTGGAGCTGTTATGTATCATATTTATTATTCTGTTTTCCATTGTGCCATCTTTCCCCATGACTAAAATTTTACATCTGAGGACCTTTCTTATCCTATAGACCcatatcttttattattattactgttattattgttgttattattattaattattattatttttattagtttatatttcaaatgttgtcctccttcctCATATCCCCTCTAAaactcccacctcctccccctcccttttgcttcTAAGAGGCCTCTCCCACACCCATCTACTCCtgcctctagcatccccctttgGTGGGACAGaaagcctctacaggaccaagggcctctcctcccattgatgccagatatggCAATCtactgctacatatgtagtggaaGTCATGGACCaactcatgtatactctttggttagtggtttactTACTAagagtctgggttagttgatattgttgttttttctatggggttgcaatccccttcagctccttcagtccctcacctaacttttccattggggtccctggtttcattccaatggttggctgtaccTGCATCTAtgttagtcaggtgctggcagtgcctctcagaagacagctatactatgctcctgtctgcaagcacttcttggcatcaacagtAGTGTTGGGGGCTTAGTGTCTGTGGATGGGATTGTCCTAAGGTGTGGTGGTTACAGACCCATTTCATTGCCATTTCCAACCCAGTATAATACAGAGCAAGAGCCTCACAGAAGTTGGATGGTTCACCTTGTCTTGTATCCCTAGCACTAGTGAGTGCAAGCCGTTATATCCTCACTAGAAAGTGATGACATCTCTGTAGATTACCCAAACCACTGAGTACCAAGTACAGTGGCTAGTTCAGAGCCCATGCACACTGGGCAGCATTCTGTAGTGCTTGTTAGTCCCACAGATAAGAGCCCTTTAGAACTTTCTTGTTCTTTGCCATTTGAACCACAATCCACGGCTGTGTGATTGCCTAGACATTCATGAGAGATAGACGTTGAGAACAAGACTAATGTGTGGTACCTTTCTTGAGTATTGATCCTAACAGTTGTCTACATCCTATCTATGCTCCATTAACACTTCTGTGCTATAGTGAcccactcctgtgtcatcctACCATGAATCTCTCCTGTTTTAGGATCACTCTTGAAGGAAATATATATTCATCACAGTAAGGGCATGGGCTATAATTTTCTCTATCAATGCCCATTTCCGTCATAGTGTTGAGTATTTCATCCTTTGTGATTATGCCTCCATCTTTGCATAGTCCTTGTCTTATATAGCTATATCATTATGGTCTAGATTAAGCCCAAATCGATGAGTTAAATGTAAAAGGGGCCTTTTACCCAAGGCTCTCCACATGCTCAGCACTCAGCTGCTGATCCCTATTGTTTACTGACTTAGATACACAGACGCAAAGGATACCACATACGCAGTTGTGGACAGAGGATTTCTTAATAGGCCGACTCATTTCATCAGGAGACCTTTAGTCTGGGGCAATGTTTTCCCTGCTCACAGCATTTCACATTTCATAAGAGGACAAAATAGAGAGCTTTGTTGTAAATTGGCCGAAGCACTTAGGCTGTTCTTCTACTGGAGCTCAGCTCCGCAAAGAAGGCAGAAGCTAAGATTTTAACTCTGCTGCTCGTTACTACCACACAGCAACTCTCGAGTAGTACTTTGATGACTTATTCTTATGGGTGAGCATTGTGACTGAAAGTCCTCCTGGCTCTCATTTCTCCTGGCCTTTTAGCATTTGACT encodes:
- the Apcs gene encoding serum amyloid P-component, with product MDKLLLWMSVFTSLLSEAFALTDLRSKVFVFPSESDTDHVKLIPRLEKPLQNFTLCFRTYSDLSRSHSLFSYSVKGSDNELLIYKERVGEYSLHIGHSKVTVRGLEEQLSPVHFCTTWESSSGIAEFWVNGKPWVKKGLQRGYTVKALPNIVLGQEQDTCGGGFDKRQSFVGEFADLYMWDYALTPQDILRVYNGSPLNPNIVDWQALNYEINGYVVIRPRVWD